One genomic window of Biomphalaria glabrata chromosome 9, xgBioGlab47.1, whole genome shotgun sequence includes the following:
- the LOC129928040 gene encoding uncharacterized protein LOC129928040, translating to MSFLLDFLKKWLNFFTSAVEILIQRCLGCYDSELEAFRKSLKVEVDFESSEETCTTNPGHRNFIPITELKASHFPVKYQDQDLVDTVKSLGDVTVKINVSVLGRVKTGTGKIFCVTKDNSNCTCPCSDCRSSRNPRQTWWEIEVQTSTYVVKNITEARNSKCRLFYDTENSSLVSVEGFTVVKFSLNSENCRLICVTCDEELANRLNQLVDNFIVLYEKTFDKFWNPKKKEKLVIMVSHPHGASKKVSIGKTGKRIKVSKNYSALTYIIDTCPGSTGSYLYTL from the exons ATGTCATTTCTGCTCG attttttaaagaagtgGCTCAACTTTTTTACAAGTGCTGTTGAAATCCTTATCCAAAGATGCCTCGGTTGCTACGATTCTGAACTCGAAGCCTTTAGGAAAAGTCTAA AAGTTGAAGTAGATTTTGAAAGCTCAGAAGAAACGTGTACGACAAATCCAGGTCATAGAAACTTCATTCCTATTACAGAACTGAAGGCATCACATTTTCCTGTCAAGTACCAAGATCAAGACCTAGTAGACACAGTCAAAAGTTTAGGTGATGTCACAGTCAAAATCAATGTTTCGGTTTTAGGAAGAGTCAAAACCGGAACTGGTAAAATTTTTTGTGTCACGAAAGATAACTCCAATTGTACATGCCCTTGTTCAGATTGTAGGAGCTCAAGAAACCCCAGACAAACTTGGTGGGAGATAGAGGTCCAGACATCGACATATGTAGTGAAAAATATTACTGAGGCTAGAAACTCTAAGTGTAGACTTTTTTACGACACTGAAAACAGCTCTTTGGTCAGCGTTGAAGGTTTCACGGTCGTAAAGTTCTCACTAAATAGTGAGAACTGTAGACTCATTTGTGTTACTTGTGATGAAGAATTAGCCAATCGGCTGAATCAATTGGTTGATAACTTCATTGTTCTCTATGAAAAAACGTTTGATAAATTTtggaatccaaaaaaaaaagaaaaactagtcATCATGGTATCTCATCCTCATGGTGCCTCCAAGAAAGTGTCTATTGGTAAGACAGgtaaaagaataaaagtctcTAAAAATTATAGTGCTTTAACTTACATAATAGACACATGTCCAGGAAGTACTGGGTCATATCTATATACCTTGTAG